The Humulus lupulus chromosome 7, drHumLupu1.1, whole genome shotgun sequence region AACCAACAAACCGAAGGGAAGTCAtgaaatcatgtatatatataaaataatagaaatgcTTTAATACTTAACAAATCCTTAGCAAAAGTTCAATCTACTCAACTACATAAACGGCACCTCTTCATCAACCTAATACCATAAATGACACCTTCCATGCATAAACATCattcttctttaatttagcaTTTTTTTCAAACAAACCCCTCGCATTGAAACATAACAAGCAAACAGAATGCCAAACTAAAATCACTAAACACAGTAGGTCATGGCTAAGTTAAGTTGTAAATCAACTATTATTACTGGTCTTAATTGTACAAACCTGCTACAAATCTAACATCACTACGGACCACACAAAAATTACCCCAAAATAACAGAGTCCAACCTGCACACCCCAAAATAACAGAGTCGAATCAGCTTTGGTGCTTAGACAGAGAAACTTCACTCTCCAACTCCGCAGCCCCTAAATCCACAAATAAGAAACCACCAGTAGCCTTGCTTTGAAACCCAGTCTGAAATCAACCACAGCCTAACGCCCCACTGCCAAACACATATATCGTTAATTTACATTCGTATAATAGGTGGAAACTGTGAATTTCTTCACTATATTTTATCTTTATTTGTTGTTCAATTAACTATATATTTAGTCCCTCCATTACAAAGAGATATCAAAGCTTGGAGAGAATCAATGAATTAGTAATGGGTTCAATCCATAAACAGGCAAAGATAGTCTAGCTAACAATAATTTAAGCCAAAATCTTCATAACCCACCTTAAGTATCTGTGGGTAAGAAAATATCAAAGCTTGGAGAGATTCaatgaaaaataatacaaattgcAGACTACAGAGAAACTTTGTATATACCTGATCTTATGAGATGGGCAGGTTCGTGAAAGCTAAATTAATGGCAAGAAAATGATAATTGGACTTCAATAGGATAAGGCAAGGAAGTTTGAAAGCTATAGTGTTCCCTAGGCGATACGAGGTAATAGTTTCCAGGCCTTATATACAGTGATTCAATAAAAGCAATCACAAGCGGATGGATTACTTGGATTCCAGGTACAGCAGAGATCAATGGCCGAACTAGAGATCAATGGCCGAACTAGTTTGAAGTAAATAGATTCGTCTTACTAGCCTAACAAGAGCAGGAAAGTCGAAAAGAAACAGAttcggaagagagagagagagaatagttgTGAATGTGGATGGGTTCGATTGtgagggaaagagagagagaatagtTATGAGAGAGATAGACCAAATATTTGGAAAATCACAGCCCTTTATTTGATCAAAGGGTGCAAAATAAACGTCCCCACCGGTGGAAATGTTTTTACAGTCTCCACTTGAGCAAtgccctatatttatatatataaacattttcGGACAGGTTAATATGTTGTTTTTGTTTAGTATCTAGTTTTCATTTTATCAATGTGGGTTTTCATTATCTTCTGGTTGGTTGGACTGAACTTGAATGTGGATTTTCATTATATTCTGGTTGGTTGGACTGAATTTGCGTTATTCTTGTGTGATTCATAATTACTCTATGACTTTTATGGATTTGTTTTTGTTTCATTTTccttaataaataaataactgaAAAATggacaataaataaaataaaaaacaatgtgAGTAagtatatttttgaaatattattgTCTCAATAACCATATGACTTCGTTATAATTGGTTGTTGTAGGTTTGGTTCCGCAGTATCAACTTTCCTATGCATTTACACTGACAAGTGACACCAAAGGCATAACAGCCGGAAGCGCTGACACTCCCAAACGAAGCCTTTGAGCCACTCTATTGATCGACTTTTTTCTATCAGAGTTCTGATGGCGACTCGAGCATTTTCAAGATCAAAAATTTCAACCTTGGTTTCAGGATTATTCCGAGTAATTCACTGTACACCGATTAAGGAGACGCTGTTGCCTATAAAATCAAAAGTTTTAGCATTTGAAATCGATTCGCGGGAACCCATTTGCGGGTTTAGACTATACCATGACGGAAGGCCCAGGGGACCCCTTTGGAGAGGCAAGAAGCTTATTGGGAAAGAAGCGCTTTTTGTGATATTGGGGTTGAAGAGGTTCAAGGATGACGAAGAGAAGCTTGACAAGTTTATCAAAACCCATGTTCTGAGGCTTTTGAAGCTTGATTTGATTGCTGTTCTCACTGAACTTGAGCGCCAGGAGGAGGTTACTTTGGCTACCAAGGTTCTTATATTTACTTTTTCTTGCTTTCTTCTTCTGTTGCCAATATGTTTTCATATCTGCTCGCAACGTGTTTGACTAAATGTTACTTAGATATGTATGGACTTGGACACGTTTTGCTCATGCTTCTCACGCATTTTAAGCAGAGCAGTTTAACTCATTACGCTTGCAATCTGTTTGATTAAATGCTTAGAAGACATATGTGCACTTGTAAAAGAATTAATTCGATGTTGTTTGTTGTAATGGCGCTTCTTTGTGTGACCTCACTAGCAACTCAATGAATCTTTCAGGTATTTAATGTGGTTCGAAAGCAAGACTGGTACAAGGCTGATGTTTTTATGTACAAAGACTTGATTATTGCACTTGCAAGGAGTAAGAAAATGGATGAAGTTATGCAGCTATGGGAGAGCATGAAAAATGAAGATATATTTCCCGATTCTCAAACATATTCAGAAGTTATTAGAGGTTTTTTGAGCATTGGTTCTCCTGGAGATGCAATGAACATATACGAGGACATGAAGAAATCTCCAGACCCGCCAGAAGAGTTGCCTTTTAGGATTTTACTGAAGGGCCTCCTGCCACACCCTCTTTTGAGAAACAGAGTCAAGCAAGACTTTGAAGAGCTCTTTCCCGAAAAGCATATGTATGATCCGCCAGAAGAGATATTTGGCGCACACTGAGGTTTGCATTTCACCTTTATTATGTCGTTCCCTCTAAGCTCATTCTGGCTCACATATTTTGTCATGTATCTAATTGACTGTACGTATGTTATTCATATCATTTTTAGCATACATTCTCTCTTTTTTGTTATATTCATCTTTTTTCAGGTCTTTCTTGTAATTAGAAATCTAAAAGACAAAATCTGTATTGTTTTACTTGCAGAAGAAGAAAGATACGAAACCAAGAAGTTGGTGATCTTCTGCAATATGCAAGGAGCGTGCTGTTGGTGAAGACTGGAGTCAGCCCAGAACAATGTTTTCTCTCCTTAGCCTAAACGATATTAGGATATATTTTTTTCCCTTCACTTATCATTTTAGAGAGGTAGAGTCAGGTTTTAGAAGTTTCATATGGTTTTTGTTCTCCTCATATGGGGCATTATCGATTGTATATTGAAGCTTATGAACATAataaaaaacatgatttaatCAACTCAAACTTCTAAAATCTTTCTTCCTTTCTAAAACTATTGAAGTGAAAACCTGATGAGAATGAAATTTCGAGCTGCTTAAACAGAATCTGTTATATGTAAGGAATGCTTATACAAGAAAGATGGTGTCTACCATTTATCATGGCCATTTTAGTCTTTAACTTGAAGCTAAACAGTTCATGGAATCCTTTTAGATGTTGTGGCTAAAGGTTTTTCTTAGAAAGTCATGTTTGATTTGGTAGAACATAGGTAGAGAGAATTGTAATTTGAAAtggaataatatttaaaaataaactttAAAGGACTCGTAATAGATTGGCAATTCAAGAATAACCATCTAATGGAATTATCATTCATTTGTTTAAAATGGAAAGTATAAAGGAATGGTTATTCACATTCCATTCTAAAATTTATTCCTTTAAAACCAAACATGCCCACATAAATGTTAAAAAGCACAACCCCATATAATATAATAGaagaataatgatatgtgcacctaaAATATGTACTCAACAGTAACGTGTCACTACTTTTTAAAACAGTGaatcttaattttaataaatgtgattgacaCATCATtatgtgtaatgtttgggtgcataCATTATTACTCGTAATATAACAAAGAGCAATTTCCTAATGTTTTGAAGATGAAAAAGCAAATTCAATGGAATTAGCTTGTTTCTCGCTTAATCATGTGTCACATATTTGTAAACGAATCAGTATTTGGTTCTAATATAGAAACGATCGGTAGAGAGCCTATAAAGAGTATTGTAAGATAAAGGTAACAAACAAATATTTTATAATGATGTCAACAAATCATTGAGTGGGCGTGCCGGAGTGGTTATCGGGCATGACTAGAAATCATGTGGGCTTTGCCCGCGCAGGTTCGAATCCTGCCGCTCACGACGATTTTTATTTTTTGGCCATTTTTTAAACGAATAGATTGTCATTGACTCATTGTGAGAATTGATTCTTTAGATCATTTCTTTTATCCTTTATTTGGATAGATAGACCAAACTCTTATCACTTTGCTTTGCTCCAAGTTCAGATTTGATCGGTCCACTTCCACTTATGTCCAAAACAAACGACAAAATCaccaataaatatatattcaGCATTTTACTTGGAAAAATCTAAGCAATTCATCATACTCGAGTTCTGATATGAATGCAAGTAGTGGCTAGCTAGCTGCAACTTACCATGTCTTCACATTTTCCTACCAAATTGaagtatatatattgaatatataATGATGATGGGACCCTAAGGTTAGAAATTTCTCAAAATGCATGATACAACAAATAATTGCATTGTTTGTCTCATATCTAAAAGTCAAAT contains the following coding sequences:
- the LOC133791157 gene encoding protein THYLAKOID ASSEMBLY 8-like, chloroplastic; the protein is MATRAFSRSKISTLVSGLFRVIHCTPIKETLLPIKSKVLAFEIDSREPICGFRLYHDGRPRGPLWRGKKLIGKEALFVILGLKRFKDDEEKLDKFIKTHVLRLLKLDLIAVLTELERQEEVTLATKVFNVVRKQDWYKADVFMYKDLIIALARSKKMDEVMQLWESMKNEDIFPDSQTYSEVIRGFLSIGSPGDAMNIYEDMKKSPDPPEELPFRILLKGLLPHPLLRNRVKQDFEELFPEKHMYDPPEEIFGAH